One Mastacembelus armatus chromosome 10, fMasArm1.2, whole genome shotgun sequence DNA window includes the following coding sequences:
- the cd40lg gene encoding CD40 ligand: protein MINTYQTSLAPPPVPPRLHRSDRVLIPTPLPSQGHSKPLIRFLVGVVVLHLVLSVTGFIYLYQTFNMGKLPASAVQAALLASEKQETFHRPLAHVVVQKQSAKEPQESQAGYLQLDTSHSVFKETNYYHENWLTIQQSGFYYVYSKVTFSKGDSKLPLASLIKLRTNENEKEKTVMKAYCNLNSHHGSTEIPHMCSATQGQVITLVKGNQLSVWVQNLSLVDYEEGATVFGIYKL, encoded by the exons ATGATCAACACATACCAGACCAGCCTGGCTCCACCGCCAGTACCTCCACGCCTTCACAGGTCCGATCGGGTCCTGATCCCGACTCCACTTCCATCACAAGGCCACAGCAAGCCTCTCATCCGTTTCTTGGTTGGTGTAGTGGTGCTGCATTTAGTGCTGTCTGTCACAGGATTCATCTATCTGTACCAAACCTTCAACATg ggAAAACTCCCTGCATCTGCTGTACAAG CTGCTTTACTCGcatcagaaaaacaagaaacctTCCACAGACCTCTGGCACATGTGGTGGTGCAGAAGCAATCAGCAAAGGAACCACAGGAATCACAGG CGGGTTACCTTCAGTTGGACACAAGCCACTCAGTTTTTAAGGAAACCAACTACTACCACGAAAACTGGTTGACAATCCAGCAGTCTGGTTTCTACTATGTTTACTCCAAGGTGACTTTCTCCAAGGGTGACTCTAAGCTCCCACTGGCAAGTTTAATCAAACTGAGGACGAATgagaatgaaaaggaaaagactGTGATGAAGGCCTACTGCAACCTGAACAGTCACCATGGGTCCACAGAGATCCCTCACATGTGCTCAGCCACGCAGGGACAGGTTATCACACTGGTGAAAGGAAACCAACTCAGTGTCTGGGTACAAAATCTTTCACTGGTGGACTATGAAGAAGGAGCCACAGTATTTGGGATTTACAAACTGTAG